The Actinomycetota bacterium genomic interval AAGCTCCCCGCGACCAGCACAGCGCCGACGAATCCGGGGATCGATCCCACTGCCTCGAGTACCTCGTCGCCGCGCCCCCGCTCGACTTTCACGCGTACGAACGCGACGACCGGCGGAAGGTCGGGCGACATCGGGATCGGACGCAGGAGCGGGCGGAGCGCGATGGCGGTGTCGGTCTTGGGGGAT includes:
- a CDS encoding Lrp/AsnC ligand binding domain-containing protein, giving the protein SPKTDTAIALRPLLRPIPMSPDLPPVVAFVRVKVERGRGDEVLEAVGSIPGFVGAVLVAGSFDLLLEFGRNSVDEVAAVLRDELQAIDGIASTVTSIAGEVVHSG